The following nucleotide sequence is from Candidatus Neomarinimicrobiota bacterium.
TGACAAAATATGCAATGGGAATGGAAAAAGATGTGAAGATCGGGGTGATTTACCAAGATGATGATTATGGTGAAAATGTACTGAAGGGCATAGGAGAAGCAGAAGCGGAATTTGGTATTTCTGTTCAAAAGGAAAGTTTTCAGCGTGGTGCAACAGAATTTGCCGGCCAAGTTATGAATTTGATGAAAGGTGGTTGCACCCATGTGATTATAGCTGGAATTGTAAAAGAACCGATTATTATTATGAAGACCGCTGCCGTCATGGGATATTCGCCACAATTTATGGGGACTAGTCCCACTATGGATCACCGTGTAGCCCTTGCCGCCGGTGCTGCTGGAGAGGGATTTATCGCTGCCAACTTTTCCCAATTATGGGATTCGGATAATCCAATTGCTGCTCAATATAGAGATCTTTGTAAAAAGGCCGGTATTCCTGGAAAAATGATGGGTATGTATCATTATTATGGTTTTACTACGGCAATTTTCATGGTAGAAGGATTAAAACGTGCAGGGAAAAATCCAACTCGAAAAAAGTTAATCCGAGGTCTTGAAACATTTAAAAATTGGGATGAGGCTGGTTCCCAGCCCATCACCTACAATCGCAATGACCATGCCGGGGCGGAAAAAGTATTGTTGGTTCAGATTCAAAATGGGAAACAAATAATAATTTCGGATTGGTTGGAATAAATAAGAATTAATAAAAGGAATAAGTATAATGAAACAAATAATAAAACATATTTTACCTATCATTGCAATCGCATTGGTTGGGTGTAGCGGTGGCGCAAAATCCCCCGGTGTAACGGATACAGAAATTCTTGTAGGTACCACATCAGATCTCAGTGGCCCGGTAAAAGAATTGGGTGGCCTTATTACGAAAGGTGAGCAACTTTACTTTGATCATATTAACGCACAAGGTGGCGTCCATGGTCGGCAAGTGAAATTGTTGGTAGAAGATGCACAATACAATCCTCAGAAAACGGTGGTTGCGGTTAAAAAGTTGATTGAGAAGGAACAGGTTTTTTGTCTATTTGCAACTTTGGGCTCTTCCCATACGGAAGCAGTGCGGAGTCTTTTGGTAGAAGAAAAGATTCCCCTTATTGCTCCCGAATCACAATCAGGCACCATGTCAGACATGAGTCGCCCCGGTAGTAAGTATTTATTCTCAACAGAGTTGGGGTATAATCAACAGGGTAGGATCATGGTGGATTGGATTCTAAAACAAAATCCAGATGCAAAAATTGGTATCATTTATCAAGATGATGATTATGGTCAAAATGCAGTTGACGGTGTTATGACGGCAGAAGAAAAACATGGCATTACAATTCAGAAAGAAAGTTTTCAACGGGGCACCACTGACTTTACCGGACA
It contains:
- a CDS encoding ABC transporter substrate-binding protein; the encoded protein is RKIRMLVEDGQYNPQKTVAAVKKLIEMDNIFCLYHVIGTSPAEAVRPLLEESEIPLVAPATQSGTMSDMTRPGARYIFHTDTGYDRQAFILTKYAMGMEKDVKIGVIYQDDDYGENVLKGIGEAEAEFGISVQKESFQRGATEFAGQVMNLMKGGCTHVIIAGIVKEPIIIMKTAAVMGYSPQFMGTSPTMDHRVALAAGAAGEGFIAANFSQLWDSDNPIAAQYRDLCKKAGIPGKMMGMYHYYGFTTAIFMVEGLKRAGKNPTRKKLIRGLETFKNWDEAGSQPITYNRNDHAGAEKVLLVQIQNGKQIIISDWLE
- a CDS encoding ABC transporter substrate-binding protein, coding for MKQIIKHILPIIAIALVGCSGGAKSPGVTDTEILVGTTSDLSGPVKELGGLITKGEQLYFDHINAQGGVHGRQVKLLVEDAQYNPQKTVVAVKKLIEKEQVFCLFATLGSSHTEAVRSLLVEEKIPLIAPESQSGTMSDMSRPGSKYLFSTELGYNQQGRIMVDWILKQNPDAKIGIIYQDDDYGQNAVDGVMTAEEKHGITIQKESFQRGTTDFTGQVSNVMKGDCDYVLIAAIVKEPIIIMKTAAALRYKPQFMGFGPTMDHRVALAAGAAGEGFIAASVANMWSSDHPSAIEYREICEANNVPQKMRGMYHFYGFTAGQVLIEGLKRAGKTLTRKSLIKGMESIKNWEGTGLPSLTWGPNDRAGAGELMLIQIENGVQTPITGWLK